From the genome of Uranotaenia lowii strain MFRU-FL chromosome 1, ASM2978415v1, whole genome shotgun sequence, one region includes:
- the LOC129738290 gene encoding uncharacterized protein LOC129738290, which translates to MHQLRRPLDALLKKDVKFIWSQECHQAFEKFKTTLQSDLLLTHYDPSLDNIVAADALKSGISAVIMHRFPDGSLKAIAHASRTLTSAGSDGSKALAPNFGLQKGYSTTYSESSPTLGALLCYDFDIQYVSTNQFGYADILSRLISSHTKTDEDFIIASLQLEEDVEVLLDEAMESLPVSFKLIQRVTSKCPVLQQVTEFTQKGWPSDVSSIQHETVKQFHSNREAV; encoded by the exons ATGCACCAACTTAGGCGCCCTCTTGATGCACTATTGAAGAAGGACGTCAAGTTTATCTGGTCTCAAGAATGCCATCAAGCTTTCGAGAAATTCAAGACGACGCTCCAATCAGATCTATTGCTGACCCACTACGATCCGAGCTTGGACAACATCGTTGCTGCTGACGCGTTGAAATCCGGAATTAGTGCCGTCATCATGCATCGATTTCCGGATGGTTCTCTCAAGGCAATCGCTCATGCTTCCCGAACGCTTACGTCAGCTGGATCGG ACGGATCAAAAGCCCTTGCTCCGAATTTTGGGTTGCAAAAAGGATATTCCACTACATATAGCGAATCGTCTCCAACGTTGGGCGCGCTCCTGTGCTACGATTTCGACATCCAGTACGTATCCACCAATCAATTCGGATATGCAGACATTCTATCCCGTTTGATCAGTAGCCACACCAAGACGGATGAAGATTTCATAATCGCATCCCTCCAACTCGAAGAAGACGTTGAGGTTCTTTTGGATGAAGCCATGGAATCTTTACCTGTTTCCTTCAAATTGATCCAACGTGTGACAAGCAAATGTCCTGTCCTCCAGCAAGTTACCGAGTTCACCCAAAAAGGATGGCCTTCCGATGTCAGCAGTATCCAGCATGAAACGGTCAAACAGTTTCATTCCAATCGTGAAGCTGTGTGA